Proteins co-encoded in one Candidatus Manganitrophaceae bacterium genomic window:
- a CDS encoding sulfurtransferase TusA family protein codes for MSHTETTLSEEILKEIEAFGLQVERLKKKEIPEEKFKRFRLQHGIYGQRQKGFQMVRVKIPSGLLTAPKLRCLADIAEHHSTGKGHITTRQDMQFHFVKLDDITAVMTRLAESGLTTREACGNTVRNVTSCHLAGVCPTELFDVTPISQAVAYALLRNPINQDLPRKFKISFSGCDSECGLASIHDIGFIATRREVAGQPEFGFKLFVGGGLGSHPKLAKLYTDFLPIDEILPTCEAILKVFDAHGDRKTKSKARMKFILEKWGLDWFKEKVAGERAFLKASGKSYVSLPMPEPKQPAAPLNLPMIESQNGHASWFRTNVIPQSTPGICAVQIKLILGDITADQLRAMAEIVERFSTTGEIRATHQQNLLIRGVHQESLSELHAALDRIGLGGAGAERAVDVISCPGADSCQLALTSSMGLGAAIVNEFGKNLSEFEDLNGLRIRISGCPNSCGHHHIAGIGLHGVGKKVHGKLAPHYQLHLGGGVSAERSVIGSSKVKIPAKNIPAAVMELVQIYRENRREEEGFNPFIERFGREALAVRLERFTKIPTPQEAPEYYIDYNEEKDFSLDDLGPGECAGTVIDMIEHYLHTGVQSIEKASVALMHHQYEETVGHIKHAILVNCRALLIPFGIDSPHEEEVLKEFQHKLVEQGIVTERFENFTEDLGKWTSFALQPEPLQEMLTLADAFVRECKEAYDRLDANLKLRKKETVSSVIQSEVDMSLQKEVDARLDLSGVACPMNFVKTKLQLEEMDAGQTLEVILDDGEPIRNVPRSVQAEGHKVVKNEKLPDGHHKIVIEKV; via the coding sequence ATGAGCCATACCGAGACCACCCTTTCAGAAGAAATTTTAAAAGAAATCGAGGCGTTCGGCCTTCAAGTCGAGCGTTTAAAGAAAAAAGAAATCCCGGAGGAAAAGTTCAAGCGCTTCCGGCTTCAGCATGGGATTTATGGACAGCGGCAAAAGGGATTCCAGATGGTCCGCGTCAAGATTCCCTCCGGCCTTCTCACCGCCCCCAAGCTCCGTTGTCTCGCCGACATCGCCGAGCATCATTCCACCGGCAAGGGACATATCACCACCCGGCAGGATATGCAATTCCATTTTGTGAAATTGGACGATATCACCGCCGTGATGACGCGGCTGGCCGAATCGGGACTGACCACCCGGGAAGCGTGCGGCAATACGGTGCGCAATGTCACCTCCTGCCATTTGGCGGGGGTCTGCCCGACCGAGCTGTTCGACGTGACCCCGATTTCTCAGGCGGTCGCGTATGCGCTTCTGCGCAATCCGATCAACCAAGACCTTCCCCGTAAATTTAAAATCTCTTTCTCAGGGTGTGACAGCGAGTGCGGCTTGGCGTCGATTCACGACATCGGCTTCATCGCCACCCGCCGGGAGGTCGCCGGGCAGCCAGAGTTCGGATTTAAGCTCTTCGTCGGCGGGGGGCTGGGGTCGCACCCGAAGCTCGCCAAGCTTTATACCGATTTTCTTCCGATCGATGAAATTCTTCCGACCTGCGAGGCGATTTTAAAGGTCTTCGATGCGCATGGAGATCGAAAGACCAAGAGCAAGGCGCGGATGAAATTTATCCTCGAAAAATGGGGCCTCGACTGGTTTAAGGAGAAAGTGGCGGGAGAGCGGGCGTTCTTGAAGGCGTCGGGAAAGAGCTATGTCTCCTTGCCGATGCCGGAGCCGAAGCAGCCGGCGGCGCCGTTGAATCTGCCGATGATTGAAAGTCAAAACGGGCATGCCTCTTGGTTCCGGACCAACGTGATTCCGCAATCGACTCCCGGCATCTGCGCGGTTCAGATCAAATTAATCCTCGGCGACATCACCGCCGATCAATTGCGGGCGATGGCCGAGATCGTCGAGCGGTTTTCGACCACCGGCGAGATTCGGGCGACCCACCAGCAGAACCTGCTGATCCGGGGGGTGCATCAGGAATCGCTCTCCGAGCTTCATGCCGCGCTCGATCGAATCGGTCTGGGCGGCGCGGGTGCGGAGCGGGCGGTCGATGTCATCTCGTGCCCCGGCGCCGACAGCTGCCAATTGGCGCTGACCTCGTCGATGGGGTTGGGTGCGGCGATTGTCAATGAGTTCGGCAAAAACCTCTCCGAGTTTGAAGACCTCAATGGGTTACGCATTCGAATCTCGGGATGCCCGAACTCCTGCGGCCATCATCACATCGCCGGCATCGGTTTACATGGGGTCGGGAAAAAAGTCCACGGCAAGCTCGCCCCCCACTACCAGCTTCATCTGGGAGGCGGGGTGAGCGCGGAGCGGTCGGTGATCGGGAGCTCCAAGGTGAAGATCCCGGCGAAGAACATTCCGGCGGCGGTCATGGAGTTGGTGCAGATCTATCGGGAGAACCGCCGGGAAGAGGAAGGCTTCAATCCCTTCATCGAGCGTTTCGGCCGAGAGGCCCTCGCCGTCCGGCTGGAGCGGTTTACGAAGATTCCGACGCCGCAAGAGGCCCCCGAATATTACATCGACTACAATGAGGAGAAAGACTTCTCGCTCGACGACCTCGGCCCCGGCGAATGCGCCGGCACCGTGATCGATATGATCGAGCACTACTTGCATACCGGCGTCCAATCAATCGAGAAGGCCTCAGTGGCGTTGATGCACCATCAATATGAAGAAACGGTCGGCCACATCAAGCATGCGATCCTGGTCAACTGCCGGGCGCTGCTGATTCCCTTCGGCATCGACTCGCCCCATGAAGAGGAGGTCCTCAAAGAGTTCCAGCACAAGCTGGTGGAGCAGGGAATCGTCACCGAGCGGTTCGAGAACTTTACCGAGGACCTTGGAAAGTGGACCTCCTTCGCGCTTCAGCCCGAACCGCTCCAGGAGATGCTGACGCTGGCCGATGCCTTCGTCCGCGAGTGCAAAGAGGCGTACGATCGCCTCGACGCCAATTTAAAATTACGTAAGAAAGAAACTGTTTCATCGGTGATTCAAAGTGAGGTCGATATGAGTTTACAAAAAGAGGTCGATGCCCGGCTCGATTTATCGGGGGTCGCTTGCCCGATGAATTTCGTCAAGACAAAGCTTCAGCTCGAAGAGATGGATGCCGGCCAGACGCTGGAGGTGATCCTTGATGACGGGGAGCCGATCCGCAATGTCCCCCGGAGCGTTCAGGCGGAAGGACATAAGGTCGTGAAGAACGAGAAGCTGCCGGACGGTCATCATAAGATTGTCATCGAGAAAGTCTAA
- a CDS encoding tetratricopeptide repeat protein produces MKNIVVVVSMISLLVAGCSSTQKMLGGSSSPEAAAPKQLPETVKNEFSEGLKAYKSEQYVNAQQHFENVTRIDPSIPEAHLNLALTLYQQGKTTQADKELEQARNLYSREFGMGGRRGTTPSGSDQGMNRSTPPS; encoded by the coding sequence ATGAAGAATATAGTGGTTGTCGTATCAATGATCTCCCTGCTTGTTGCAGGATGCTCATCAACCCAAAAAATGCTCGGCGGCAGTTCTTCCCCGGAAGCGGCCGCACCCAAACAGCTTCCTGAGACGGTTAAAAATGAATTCAGTGAGGGATTGAAGGCTTATAAAAGTGAGCAGTATGTGAATGCGCAGCAACACTTTGAAAATGTGACCCGGATCGATCCGAGCATTCCGGAAGCGCACCTGAACTTGGCCTTGACTCTTTATCAACAAGGTAAGACCACCCAGGCGGATAAAGAGTTGGAGCAGGCTCGCAATCTCTATTCAAGGGAGTTTGGGATGGGGGGACGCCGGGGAACCACCCCCAGCGGATCGGATCAAGGGATGAATCGATCAACCCCGCCGAGCTAA
- a CDS encoding VCBS repeat-containing protein: MRRIRGMTPRCLLIAITLLVVGPGCIKTEPPANPFRQPISYHVGNSPSFVGTADLNQDGYLDLVVANTEDQSLFIFINNKDGSFQAPLKLTTGRQPRSILFGDFNEDGKIDLAVPNYDEDNLYVYINQNGPGGMFFSRPRVYEVGRAPFTGAVGDFNGDHHLDMAVVSRYDRLIILLGKGDGSFEEGMVTDAGTIPTDIIAGQFNGDSFLDLAIANNGPGSNEFSLFWGRGDGTFEKGEKLTAGMKPLSLISDDFNRDKRPDILVVNGLGDSLSLFLQGSNGRYGKAIPFGAEGGPVAAVSADFNGDGLLDLVVVNSRSDNISFLAGKGDGTFQHPPLNIHTGIAPFSITKGDFNKDGTPDIAVVNNEDQTLSILLGRPKKNGG, encoded by the coding sequence TTGCGTAGAATACGCGGAATGACACCCCGCTGCCTCCTCATCGCGATTACGCTGCTCGTCGTTGGACCGGGATGTATTAAAACAGAGCCCCCCGCCAACCCGTTTCGCCAACCGATCAGCTACCATGTCGGGAACAGCCCCTCATTTGTCGGGACCGCCGATCTGAATCAAGACGGCTACTTGGACCTCGTCGTCGCCAATACGGAAGATCAATCGCTCTTTATTTTCATCAACAACAAAGACGGCAGCTTTCAAGCCCCGCTGAAGTTAACGACGGGAAGGCAGCCCCGGTCGATTCTCTTTGGCGACTTCAACGAAGACGGGAAGATCGACCTGGCCGTTCCGAATTACGACGAGGACAACCTCTACGTTTACATCAATCAAAACGGACCGGGCGGAATGTTTTTCTCTAGACCGCGGGTCTACGAAGTCGGCCGAGCCCCCTTCACCGGGGCGGTCGGCGATTTCAACGGAGACCATCACCTCGATATGGCGGTGGTCTCACGCTATGACCGCCTGATCATCCTCCTCGGAAAGGGCGATGGATCGTTTGAGGAGGGGATGGTGACCGACGCCGGCACGATCCCGACCGACATCATCGCCGGTCAGTTCAATGGCGACTCTTTTCTTGATCTTGCCATCGCCAACAATGGTCCGGGGAGCAATGAGTTCAGCCTCTTTTGGGGGCGCGGAGATGGGACCTTTGAAAAAGGGGAGAAGCTGACGGCAGGAATGAAGCCGCTCTCGCTGATTTCGGACGATTTCAACCGCGACAAACGGCCCGATATTTTGGTGGTCAACGGACTCGGCGACTCCCTCTCCCTTTTTCTTCAGGGGAGCAACGGCCGCTATGGGAAGGCGATTCCCTTCGGCGCCGAAGGGGGACCGGTCGCCGCCGTCTCGGCCGATTTCAATGGGGATGGTCTTCTCGATCTGGTGGTGGTCAACAGCCGGAGCGACAACATCTCCTTTTTGGCCGGGAAGGGAGACGGCACTTTTCAACATCCGCCGTTGAATATCCATACCGGCATCGCCCCCTTCTCTATCACGAAGGGGGATTTCAATAAAGATGGAACTCCCGATATTGCGGTGGTCAATAATGAAGACCAGACGCTGTCGATCCTCCTCGGAAGACCGAAGAAAAACGGGGGTTGA
- a CDS encoding transcriptional repressor — MILETLSEMKTHPTAQEIFSKVRESEPGIGQATVYRNLRILKAQGEIIELSFGPGAKRYDRNIDRHEHFTCRRCGKIDDIYPNYRSLTGSLLEKGYQVDEWKIEAFGRCRGCI; from the coding sequence ATGATCCTCGAAACCCTCTCCGAAATGAAAACCCACCCGACCGCGCAGGAGATCTTCTCAAAGGTACGCGAGAGCGAGCCGGGAATCGGACAAGCGACCGTTTACCGGAACCTCCGGATCCTCAAAGCGCAGGGGGAGATCATTGAGCTGAGCTTCGGCCCCGGCGCCAAGCGGTACGACCGGAATATCGACCGACATGAGCACTTTACCTGTCGCCGATGCGGAAAGATCGACGACATTTATCCGAACTACCGCTCTCTCACCGGCAGCCTTCTGGAAAAGGGCTATCAGGTGGATGAGTGGAAAATAGAAGCCTTCGGCCGCTGCCGAGGGTGCATTTAA
- a CDS encoding rubrerythrin, producing MAKPLNGTKTHENLKHAFAGESQANRRYLYFARKADIEGQPDIAGVFRDTAEGETGHAFGHMDFLKEVGDPATGSAVGDTAVNLQSAIDGETYEYSQMYPGFAKAAREEGFDEVAAWFETLARAEKSHAGRFQKALDSIKGK from the coding sequence ATGGCAAAACCGCTCAATGGAACCAAAACGCATGAGAACCTAAAACACGCATTCGCCGGAGAATCCCAGGCGAATCGCCGTTACCTCTATTTTGCCCGGAAGGCCGACATCGAAGGACAGCCCGACATCGCCGGTGTTTTCCGTGACACGGCGGAGGGAGAGACCGGACATGCCTTCGGTCACATGGATTTCCTAAAAGAGGTCGGCGATCCGGCCACCGGCTCGGCCGTCGGCGACACCGCGGTCAACCTTCAGTCGGCGATCGACGGCGAGACCTATGAGTATTCGCAGATGTATCCCGGCTTTGCCAAGGCCGCCCGCGAGGAAGGCTTCGACGAAGTCGCCGCCTGGTTTGAAACACTCGCCCGCGCCGAGAAGTCGCATGCCGGCCGATTCCAGAAGGCGCTCGACAGCATCAAAGGGAAATAA
- a CDS encoding anaerobic glycerol-3-phosphate dehydrogenase subunit C yields the protein MSPDPLSLISENKRSLPQEFARVADICNGCRRCFNLCPSFDQMFIRIDDRTGEADSLTRKDQDEITELCYYCKLCYNHCPYTPPHHFNLDFPRLMLLGKAEIAQTKRPAFRDRILVDTDWVGRWGRRLAPLLNWANSVRAIRLLIHRWLGIHKDRILPPIATETFIEWQSKRAPKPSPSPSAKKVALFHTCYVNYNAPEIGKATVQVLEKNNVETVHPDQLCCGMPFFDVGDIESARQKARFNIRSLEKVIAAGYDIVAPMPTCSLMLKKEYPALLGLEAKIVSEHTFDLCEYLMRLNGEGKLNKEFTQAIGKVSYQIPCHLRDQNIGYKSRDLMKLIPGTTVDVIEKCSAHDGTWGIKTEFFDESMKTAKPLFRAIEEGAPDQVATDCPLAGMQILQGTGREPLHPIQILKKAYGLEEGEEG from the coding sequence ATGAGTCCCGACCCGTTAAGCCTCATTTCGGAAAACAAAAGATCGCTCCCCCAGGAATTCGCCCGTGTGGCCGATATTTGCAACGGCTGCCGCCGCTGCTTTAATCTCTGCCCCTCCTTCGATCAGATGTTCATTCGAATCGACGATCGGACCGGCGAGGCCGATAGCCTCACCCGGAAAGATCAGGACGAGATCACCGAGCTCTGCTACTACTGCAAGCTCTGCTACAACCACTGCCCCTACACCCCGCCGCATCACTTCAACCTCGACTTCCCGCGGCTGATGCTCTTGGGCAAAGCCGAGATCGCCCAGACCAAACGGCCCGCTTTCCGCGATCGAATCTTGGTCGATACCGATTGGGTCGGCCGCTGGGGCCGCCGGCTGGCGCCGCTCCTCAATTGGGCCAACTCGGTCCGCGCGATCCGGCTGTTGATTCATCGCTGGCTCGGCATTCACAAAGACCGAATTCTCCCCCCGATCGCAACAGAGACCTTCATTGAATGGCAGTCGAAGCGCGCGCCGAAGCCCTCCCCTTCCCCTTCGGCAAAGAAGGTCGCTCTCTTCCACACCTGCTACGTCAATTACAACGCCCCGGAGATCGGGAAGGCAACGGTTCAGGTATTGGAGAAAAATAACGTCGAGACGGTCCACCCCGATCAGCTCTGCTGCGGGATGCCTTTCTTCGACGTCGGCGACATCGAGTCGGCGCGGCAGAAGGCCCGGTTCAATATCCGATCGCTCGAAAAGGTGATCGCGGCCGGATACGATATCGTGGCGCCGATGCCGACTTGCAGCTTGATGCTGAAAAAGGAATATCCGGCGCTGCTCGGGCTGGAGGCGAAGATCGTCTCCGAGCATACCTTCGATCTCTGCGAATACCTGATGCGGCTCAACGGCGAGGGGAAATTGAACAAAGAATTTACCCAGGCGATCGGGAAAGTCTCGTATCAGATTCCCTGCCATTTGCGGGATCAGAATATCGGTTACAAATCGCGCGATCTGATGAAGCTGATTCCCGGAACGACCGTCGACGTAATCGAGAAATGCTCCGCCCACGACGGAACCTGGGGGATCAAAACCGAATTTTTCGACGAATCGATGAAGACGGCCAAGCCGCTTTTCCGGGCCATCGAAGAAGGGGCGCCCGATCAGGTCGCCACCGACTGTCCGTTGGCCGGGATGCAAATTCTTCAGGGAACCGGCCGGGAGCCGCTCCATCCGATTCAGATTCTAAAAAAAGCGTATGGACTCGAGGAGGGCGAGGAGGGATAG
- a CDS encoding DUF3501 family protein, with amino-acid sequence MKKIEVDDVYPLAEYEKVREAFRKEIIEQKKKRRVQVGPYVSLTFENRETLLFQIQEMLRAERIEAPEKIQEEVDVYNDLVPGPRELSATLFIEITEEGKIKEVLDRLIGIDRGETLFLQIGKKKKIPARFETGRSTEEQISAVHFIRFKLDITTIETFRSERENFVVIEHPNYKERAAISEETKELLLGDLDQGED; translated from the coding sequence ATGAAAAAAATCGAGGTCGACGACGTCTATCCATTGGCGGAATACGAAAAGGTTCGAGAAGCGTTTCGGAAGGAAATTATCGAGCAAAAAAAGAAGAGACGGGTTCAGGTGGGACCCTACGTCTCGTTAACGTTCGAAAATCGAGAGACCCTCCTCTTCCAAATTCAAGAGATGCTGCGCGCGGAGCGGATCGAAGCCCCCGAGAAGATTCAAGAGGAGGTCGACGTCTACAACGATCTGGTTCCAGGCCCCCGAGAGCTCTCCGCAACCTTGTTCATTGAGATCACCGAGGAGGGAAAGATCAAAGAGGTGCTCGACCGGCTGATCGGGATCGACCGGGGGGAGACCCTCTTCCTCCAGATCGGAAAAAAGAAGAAAATCCCGGCCCGCTTCGAAACAGGGCGGAGCACCGAGGAGCAGATCAGCGCCGTCCACTTCATCCGCTTTAAATTGGATATCACCACCATCGAGACCTTCCGGAGCGAGCGGGAGAATTTCGTCGTCATCGAGCACCCCAACTATAAGGAGCGGGCGGCGATCTCGGAAGAGACAAAAGAACTCTTGCTCGGGGATTTGGACCAGGGAGAGGATTAG
- a CDS encoding sulfurtransferase TusA family protein — MIAADQTLDTLGLFCPIPVILTSKRIKQMEIDQVLEILSDDEGIKKDMPAWCKSTGNEFVDLVQEGKVFKVYVRKKK, encoded by the coding sequence ATGATCGCGGCCGATCAAACGCTCGATACATTGGGACTCTTCTGTCCCATTCCTGTGATTCTGACCTCCAAACGAATTAAGCAGATGGAGATCGATCAGGTGTTGGAGATTCTCTCCGATGACGAAGGAATTAAGAAAGACATGCCGGCCTGGTGCAAGAGCACCGGAAACGAGTTTGTCGACCTCGTCCAAGAAGGAAAAGTCTTCAAAGTTTACGTGCGGAAGAAAAAGTAA
- a CDS encoding cysteine desulfurase gives MKKIYLDHIAATPLLPAAREAMLPFFAEHFGNPQSRHAAGEVPRKALEEARKRVAELIGADPREIVFTGSGSEANNLAIKGVLSARQKKGRHIITSSIEHFSVAHPLKHLEQEGFEVTWLPVDRQGRVQAAQVSAALREETVLVSILHANNEIGTVQPIEAIAAITQEAGVLFHTDAVATVGVIPFQVDSLGIDLASFSAQPFYGPKGAGALYLRRGTRLHPLIEGGIQEGGRRSGTENVAAIVGMGVAAMEAKRRLSVEAPRLAALRDRLVVGLRERVPLLHPTGDPIDRLPHIASFAVEFVDGEALIRKLEKRGIMAASGSSCSAEALKISPVLTATGLPGNIAQGGIVFSLGMETTEADIEAVLTAFPAAVDEIRQVSPIYSDVSPRKERE, from the coding sequence ATGAAAAAGATCTACCTCGATCACATCGCCGCCACGCCGCTTTTACCGGCGGCGCGAGAGGCGATGCTCCCCTTCTTTGCGGAGCACTTTGGAAATCCGCAGAGCCGCCATGCGGCCGGTGAGGTTCCCCGCAAAGCGTTGGAGGAGGCCCGCAAGCGGGTCGCCGAGTTAATCGGCGCCGATCCGCGCGAGATCGTTTTCACCGGCTCGGGCAGCGAAGCGAACAATCTCGCCATCAAGGGGGTTCTCTCCGCGCGTCAGAAGAAGGGCCGGCATATCATTACCTCCTCAATCGAGCACTTCTCCGTCGCCCATCCCCTCAAACATCTGGAGCAGGAGGGGTTCGAGGTGACCTGGCTTCCGGTCGACCGACAGGGGCGGGTCCAGGCGGCGCAGGTTTCGGCGGCGCTGCGAGAAGAGACGGTTCTCGTCTCGATCCTCCATGCGAATAACGAAATCGGAACCGTTCAGCCGATCGAAGCGATCGCCGCGATCACGCAGGAAGCCGGCGTTCTCTTCCATACCGACGCCGTTGCGACGGTCGGCGTCATCCCGTTTCAGGTTGATTCTCTGGGGATCGATCTTGCCTCTTTTTCGGCGCAGCCGTTCTATGGGCCGAAGGGGGCCGGCGCGCTCTATCTTCGGCGCGGAACCCGGCTCCATCCGTTGATCGAAGGGGGAATTCAAGAGGGGGGGAGGCGAAGCGGGACGGAAAACGTCGCGGCGATCGTCGGGATGGGGGTCGCGGCGATGGAGGCGAAGCGGCGGCTTTCGGTGGAAGCGCCCCGTCTGGCGGCCCTGCGAGACCGGCTGGTCGTCGGGCTCCGGGAACGGGTGCCGCTGCTTCATCCGACGGGAGATCCGATCGATCGGCTTCCGCATATCGCCAGCTTTGCGGTGGAGTTTGTCGACGGGGAGGCGCTTATTCGAAAGCTGGAGAAGCGGGGGATTATGGCGGCGAGCGGGTCCTCCTGCAGCGCCGAGGCGCTGAAGATCTCGCCGGTGTTGACCGCCACCGGCCTGCCGGGGAATATCGCGCAGGGGGGGATCGTCTTCAGCCTCGGCATGGAAACGACCGAGGCCGACATCGAGGCCGTCCTGACCGCCTTTCCCGCCGCGGTCGACGAGATCCGCCAGGTCTCTCCGATTTATTCCGACGTCTCACCCCGAAAAGAGAGGGAATGA
- a CDS encoding fatty acid desaturase produces the protein MGQAMVADATGITKRKVDFFAIFIFSLISAVTVVGVPLFGYFFDYTWVDWSLFAVLYVVTGMGITVGYHRMISHRSFTCPEPVKIAFLIAGGWALENSALKWCSDHVRHHANVDKDADPYNAQKGFWYSHLLWIFLKDPYADDKYAAAFKKDKWIVWQHQYYLQIVLAGLVLPAVIGFLHRGWIGALSGFLLAGVCRTFLVLNSTFCINSICHMWGDQPNSQLNSSRDSWWISLITFGEGYHNYHHTYPRDYRNGPKWYNFDPSKWLIFSLYLLGLARDLSSRSASAQ, from the coding sequence ATGGGTCAAGCCATGGTCGCCGATGCGACGGGTATCACAAAACGAAAGGTCGATTTTTTTGCTATCTTTATTTTTTCCCTTATTTCCGCCGTCACGGTGGTCGGGGTTCCCCTCTTTGGTTACTTCTTTGATTATACCTGGGTCGATTGGAGCCTTTTCGCCGTTCTCTATGTGGTCACCGGAATGGGAATCACCGTCGGTTACCATCGGATGATTTCGCATCGGAGCTTCACCTGTCCCGAGCCGGTCAAGATTGCGTTCTTGATCGCGGGAGGATGGGCTTTGGAGAATTCCGCGCTGAAATGGTGCTCCGACCATGTCCGCCACCATGCCAATGTCGATAAAGACGCCGATCCTTACAATGCTCAAAAAGGGTTTTGGTACAGCCATCTTCTCTGGATCTTCTTGAAAGATCCGTATGCCGACGACAAATACGCCGCCGCCTTCAAAAAAGACAAATGGATCGTCTGGCAACACCAATATTATCTTCAGATCGTTCTGGCCGGGCTTGTCTTGCCGGCCGTGATCGGGTTTCTCCATCGCGGGTGGATCGGGGCGCTCTCCGGCTTTCTCCTCGCCGGCGTCTGCAGAACCTTCCTCGTATTGAATTCAACCTTTTGCATCAACTCGATCTGCCACATGTGGGGAGATCAGCCGAACAGCCAGCTTAACAGCAGCCGGGACAGCTGGTGGATCTCGCTGATCACCTTCGGCGAAGGCTATCATAACTACCATCACACCTATCCCCGCGATTATCGAAACGGCCCGAAGTGGTATAACTTCGATCCGTCCAAGTGGTTGATCTTCAGCCTCTATCTCCTGGGGCTGGCAAGGGATCTCTCCTCCCGGTCGGCCTCCGCGCAGTAG
- a CDS encoding PAS domain S-box protein produces the protein MARPLNDPRQERAMQNEALSRVQAALEASRNRYSDLYNFAPVGYFTLDHEGLILEANLKGLELLGIKRGLLDRKPFSVFIPKKDQSRFHAHRRSVFKDKTRQVCEIRLRKKDGIPFDAQLESIRVEDPSRGEVCRTVISDITDRKQAEAERAQLLMRAQRARADAEQAQLRLAFLAEASTLLSNSLDYELTLGRVARLAVPYLADGCIVDVIKEDGLIRRVAVAALHCNREAAGWELMQCYPPETGRAHPLQQVLRSGKSIFLPEISDSLLQSIAGDPGPPEIARCFWPKSAMLVPLLARGRTLGVISFLSVDSGRRYVDADLVLAEDLTLRAALAVDNARLYRAAKEEIAERKRAEEAIRTMNEALREKNLRIEEASQARSRFFSYMSHELKTPVNSIVGFTQLLRNNTYGALAPNQATAVARIHSNARDLMHLINNILDLAKLESGKMALQVMEVNLKELAEKVLLNFEPQLREKGLQIEKRMEGEHLACFMTDPMQVRSILTNLLSNAVKFTDRGGIRLVLSGREEGGAVRFEISDTGVGIDPAHLERIFEEYERRGGVGKDTGGTGLGLAIVRRMVHFLGGQIEVASALNVGTTFTLSLPEHRPAAPLLPSAIS, from the coding sequence ATGGCCCGTCCGCTGAACGACCCACGGCAGGAACGGGCGATGCAGAACGAAGCGCTCTCTCGGGTGCAGGCGGCGCTCGAAGCCTCCCGTAACCGCTACTCCGATCTTTATAACTTCGCGCCGGTCGGTTACTTTACCCTCGACCATGAGGGGTTGATCCTCGAAGCGAATCTGAAAGGGCTGGAGCTGTTGGGAATCAAGCGGGGCCTTCTCGATCGAAAGCCCTTTTCCGTTTTTATCCCTAAAAAAGATCAATCACGCTTTCATGCGCACCGGCGCTCCGTTTTCAAGGACAAGACCCGGCAGGTTTGCGAGATTCGGCTTCGGAAAAAAGATGGCATTCCGTTCGATGCGCAGCTGGAGAGCATCCGCGTCGAAGATCCGTCGAGGGGAGAGGTCTGCCGGACGGTAATCAGCGACATTACCGACCGAAAGCAGGCCGAAGCGGAGCGGGCGCAATTGCTGATGCGAGCGCAGCGGGCGCGGGCCGACGCCGAGCAGGCGCAGCTTCGCTTGGCCTTCCTTGCCGAGGCAAGCACCCTCCTCTCCAATTCCCTCGATTATGAATTGACCCTCGGGCGTGTGGCGCGCCTGGCGGTTCCCTACCTGGCCGACGGCTGTATCGTCGATGTGATTAAAGAAGATGGATTGATCCGGCGTGTTGCGGTTGCGGCCCTCCATTGCAATCGAGAGGCGGCGGGATGGGAACTGATGCAGTGTTATCCCCCCGAGACAGGGCGGGCGCACCCCCTTCAGCAGGTTTTACGGTCGGGGAAATCGATCTTCCTCCCTGAGATCTCCGATTCCCTCCTTCAATCGATTGCGGGCGATCCCGGGCCGCCGGAGATCGCCCGCTGTTTTTGGCCGAAGTCGGCGATGCTGGTTCCCCTTTTGGCCCGCGGCAGAACGCTCGGCGTCATTTCATTTTTGTCGGTCGACAGCGGACGCCGCTACGTCGATGCCGATTTGGTATTGGCCGAAGACCTGACCCTGCGGGCGGCCTTGGCGGTCGACAATGCGCGCCTCTACCGCGCTGCGAAGGAGGAGATCGCGGAGCGAAAGCGGGCGGAGGAGGCGATCCGAACGATGAACGAGGCGCTGCGTGAGAAGAACCTGCGGATCGAGGAGGCGAGCCAGGCCCGCAGCCGCTTCTTCTCCTACATGTCGCATGAGCTCAAGACCCCTGTGAACAGCATCGTTGGATTCACGCAGCTGCTGCGCAACAACACGTATGGGGCCCTCGCCCCCAACCAGGCGACCGCGGTGGCGCGGATTCATAGCAACGCACGGGACCTGATGCATCTAATCAACAATATCTTGGATCTGGCGAAGCTCGAATCGGGCAAGATGGCGCTTCAGGTAATGGAAGTGAACCTCAAAGAGCTTGCCGAGAAGGTGCTCCTCAACTTCGAGCCGCAGCTGCGGGAGAAAGGGCTGCAGATCGAAAAGCGGATGGAAGGGGAGCATCTCGCCTGTTTTATGACCGATCCGATGCAGGTCCGGAGCATTTTGACCAACCTGTTGTCGAATGCGGTGAAGTTTACCGATCGGGGGGGAATTCGGCTCGTCCTCTCCGGCCGGGAAGAGGGCGGGGCCGTTCGGTTCGAAATCTCCGATACCGGCGTCGGAATCGACCCGGCCCATCTGGAGCGGATTTTCGAAGAGTACGAGCGGCGGGGGGGAGTGGGGAAAGACACCGGCGGGACCGGCCTCGGCCTCGCGATCGTGCGGCGGATGGTTCACTTCCTCGGCGGCCAGATTGAGGTCGCCAGCGCCCTGAACGTCGGCACCACCTTTACCCTGTCTCTCCCCGAACACCGGCCTGCGGCGCCGCTTCTTCCTTCTGCAATATCCTAG